The nucleotide window gccttcctttcaaaagccatgcatcgtcattgaaaatcaatattgaaatcgtcaaaatatacattcttacttgtcaagcacatacataagattaatcttactaggtgtataagcattagatttatatctaacattttattgcattaacatgacacatgcaattttcaagaaaattaatcctaaactaaattaaaaataactcatgaaagtattatgtaatttcgaaataaattacgaggatttcgattacctcattgttgaaagtggttaaggcgtagtttgccacatcgcctttcttgattttctcctcgtcttcggaagagctcaattcatcccaatttttgttcttcttgcgtccaaagcaagtagttccattctttttgctttttaatttttgtttcatttgtagtttaagttcaccgtcacttgagattatgctcgagtggtcttcatatgttctatgtcccaaatccttcctgtcctttggaaggttgttctcgagtttcctttttgtcacattgttcatttcgtaggtcattagagacccaataaattcttcaagagtgaatgttttAACGTccttgcctcttgaatagtcataacttttggatcccaactttttggaagggatcttaagattttagtgactagttcaaagttagaaaaacttttaccaagagctttgagtccattgatgacatccgtgaaacgggtgtacatgtctccgatggacttacttggtttcatccggaaaagttcataagagtacacaagaatgttgattttggactctttcactcagctagtgccttcatgagtgacctcaagagttctccaaatatcaaaagccgaatcacaaattgaaattcaattaaattcatttttgtcaagtgcacaatataaggcattcatagcctttgcatttaaagcaaaaactttcttctccgattcatcccattcgctcatcggaagagaagattttttaaatccattttcgataattttccaaagctcgagattcaacgaaagtaagaaaactctaattcgagttttccaataagtgtagtccgtcccattgaaaaagggaggacgaatgagagagtgaccctcttgaaagctgtaaagagctatttctatttgggtgttaaaccaaagtagaaaactgtggctttgataccaattgtcaggatcagagcggcacaaagaggggggggtgaattagtgcagcggtaaaataacgttggtttaaaaattttcgtacgataaaaatcaatttcgatgaaaaccaattttggaagcttaataacttagaagcgtatgaaagtgtagtgactaagtaaagtagtttgcagtatgtaaatggcaagaataaaatgcaaaccagagaacacagcagttttagagtggttcggtcaaaatgacctacatccacgtgtgaagccttcttcgaagaggctcccaactttcactagcaaatcactttgaaggggaacgacaaatacctctcttataaccttttacaagtggttcatactcttacagattttcaaagagaaagagggaggtgaacactcaagctattgaaaacaaaaacttactaaaggctttgctaagaattTTTTCTCAATCtcatgcttctcaaaggttataatctcagctgagaattgagggctatttataggccccaagatgatttaaatttgggctccaaattttgaattctcttgggtttccgaggctggcgatgccaccgttggacctctcgggtgctgggcggtgccaccactcattTCTCGggttatgggcggtgccaccacctaatctggcggtgccactgcctacactatttcaattcactatttgggctccaaacttggtccaaaccagtccgaactcgggcctaattagtccctacttgggttataggattaacacctaatcgtaaccttaattaacatactaactatgaatttaaagacatttcttaagctattacaaagtccgtaagtcaagacttctttcggcgagcttccggtggtcttccgataaactctcggaaaccattctgcggattcccggcaagctcctagacttcacgatttgatcttggtgagttccaatgagcttcttcggcaagcttcgatctttcttggcaagctccgcgaacttcccacgaaccttccggcgagcttccgaaaaacccttcggcaagctccctactcattctcggctagttctggcagcattcccgacgaacttttggacttccgtcgaactctcaaactcccaacgaatccttcgcgcttgactccgtactttgttttgctttatgtcttcatcgttatcgtggttaatcctgcacacgcaagccaaaactctactccgatctagacaattattacaatgcgaattggcaTTCTGTTGCCCGGTACGTCATTGGTTTGTgcttcatcctctcttgcgacttgttgcccaatcggcggttgacctccgcaaccccaatatcctcggcgcaattccgctctccttggcccgatgctcgacgtccgaagccttctgctgtccaatatcctgacgtgatcttctctgacgcaacgtcaatttctcctacgtcaactgtctaatcctgatcgagtagacctacataactcaaaatgcagttaaacatctaaacataatcaattagtttcatcgtcaaaattcgagattcaactatTTGTCTTATGTTAAATATCAAGCTGTAATATGACTCAGGCTCCACATATACAACACAGGAAGTAGAGGAATCCTAACCTATAGGTTAGGTTTGATTCAAATCTTATGTTTGTAGATGGGATACATTAATTTTCAGATTTTAGGTTAGGATGGTAAATGCATACAATCTTATTTATGTTATTGATTTTAAAACTCGAAGGGAATAGTCTTATGGTTGTACATCATCGCATTAAGCtttagattttcacatataaatacTATTATCGTATTTGAAGGTACTAACTAATTTAaccaataaataaattaatagtcTTATGGTTGTACTAGCTAAGTTTTTGGGTTTGAATCTTATCTTCATATTTCAATATTAGAACTGTAAAGGTTAAATATGTAACAGAAAGTAAAATGAAAACtaacataaaaaacaaaaatgaagaaagaaaaaaaaaagatttgtcgaaagagCAAGAAAAGGAAACATGGGGAGAACTTTGGAGTCTTTTACTGATCCTTTACTCGAAGGTGATCGATAATAGACTTTTACGATCGGCAAGAGGTTAAAAGAGAAAAGGATGAGTCATTTTGAATGTGATAGAAAAAGAAACCCAACTTGGACCAAATATGAAAGAGAGCAAATATTTCAAAGACTTGAAACTCAAATCTCATTTGAAAGAGAGCTGAAATTTCAAGAGTTGAATtgatataacaaaaataatactaaaattgAAAGTCATAACTCTTTAAAATCTCtcatcaaaaatattaaaaatttataataaaaaattatatatatatatatatatatatatatatatatatatatatatatatgtgtgtgtgtgtgtgtgtgtgtgtgtgtatatatatatatatatatatatatatacatatatatatatatatacatgtatatatgtgtatatacatgtataaatatatatatatatatatacatgtatatatatatatacatatatacatatatacatatatacatatatatatatatatatacatacatatatatatatacatatatatacatacatatatatatatacatatatatatacatatatatatatatatacatatatatatacatatatatatatatatatatatataagtatttatgtataaatacatgtatatacacacacataattATTGCTTTTGCACATGCAAAGCAGTAGAAATGGTAACGATCAAGGCACTAAAAAATCCACCAACTCCCAACCCAGTCATTCTCCCAACAACCAATGGTCGCCTATGTCATTGCAGTCTGTACAACACGAGAAAATTAGGTTCCAAGGGAGAAGACAAGAAAAAGTCTTCCACAAAAGCAAACACAGGGAATGCTTTTGTGATACCAACAGTTCTCAAGCCTTCGTCAATCTGTCCGCCCCCAGTCTTTGGATCGTTAACTGCCTCAGATCTCGATGGAAAGAAGCCGAAAGAGACACGCCACCTTTGAACTACTGCCTTTCTCGATCACCGGCGCCATTTCCTACCGTGCCACCGCGTTCATCGTCGTCGCCCCTCTTCTCGTTTTCGTCGTCATTTATGCCTGCTTTTGGCCGCCTGGAGTACCCACAGCTTTCTTCCGCTTGCAAAATGGTGCAAATACTGTAAGTTAATCCACACAGAATATATGATGAACAGTGCGTACAGAGAACTCAGAAACTAGCTTGTATTTTGCGTGTGGTCAGACGGAGATAATCCCAAAAGATGAACTGGAAGCAGCACTAGAGGGGGTCGCCATGGAGAACAGGACTTTGATCATCGCGATACTGAACAAGGCGTACGTGGAGCAGAACGCGATGCTGGATCTGTTCTTGCAAAGTCTTGGAGAAGGGGaggacaccgaattcttgatcgacCATCTTCTCTTCGTCGCCGTCGACCAGAGGGCCTTCAACAGATGCCGCACCCTGGAGCTTCACTGCTACAATCTCGTAACCGAGGGCGTCGACTTCTCCAAGGAAGTCTTCTACATGTCTGATGCATTCAACAACATGATGTGGCGAAGAACTCTCTTCCTCGGAGATGTCCTCCGGCGCGGATACAACTTCATCTTCACCGTAAGTCATAGTAAACCATCCTAGTGATTGTATATTACTGCGACATTTCTTATGTTGTCTTTGCTATCAGGATATGGATGTCATGTGGCTACGGAATCCGTTCTCACAGTTGTATCGTGATGGAGAGGACCTTCAGATGAGCAGTGATTTCTACTACGGCAAACCATTCGATAACTCCTTCTTCAACACCGGCTTCTATTTCGTGACAGCAAACAACAAGACCATAGCACTGTTCGACGAGTGGTATGCGAGGAGGAACAACTCGAAAGGCATGAAAGATCAAGATGTGTTGCAGAAGATGAAGAGGGAGGGCGCGTTCACGCGGCTGGGGCTGAAAGTGAGGGCCTTGGAGACTACCTATTTTAGTGGGTTCTGTCAAATGAGTCAGGACTTGAGGAAAGTGATTACGGTTCATGCGAACTGTTGTGGCAGCATGAAAGCTAAGCTCATAGACCTGAGATCTGTGCTAGAAGCTTGGAAGGTTAACAACTCGAATGGCACATCAAATGCTACTACTACTGCATGGCCTCCTGTCAAGGGAATCTGCTTCCACGACACCGCCACCAAGCATACTGCCACAAAGCACTGAAGTGAACAAGGTAAGATGACCAAGGTTTCTGTGCATTCACAACTCGAGAGAGATACTTGTCGATCCATGCATCACTTATGTCTTCCATGCAATTATAAATGCTTCCCTTACCAGTTTAAAGCAAAGGTGCGGGATGAAATGTTTTAGTCTATACTTAGTACCGACGAGCAATAGGGAGAAATacaaagaaggaagagaaaaaataataattaaaaattaagaacaaaaagaaaaggggGATAATTGTCATTCTCACTCTTGA belongs to Musa acuminata AAA Group cultivar baxijiao chromosome BXJ3-5, Cavendish_Baxijiao_AAA, whole genome shotgun sequence and includes:
- the LOC135638336 gene encoding uncharacterized protein At1g28695-like — translated: MERSRKRHATFELLPFSITGAISYRATAFIVVAPLLVFVVIYACFWPPGVPTAFFRLQNGANTTEIIPKDELEAALEGVAMENRTLIIAILNKAYVEQNAMLDLFLQSLGEGEDTEFLIDHLLFVAVDQRAFNRCRTLELHCYNLVTEGVDFSKEVFYMSDAFNNMMWRRTLFLGDVLRRGYNFIFTDMDVMWLRNPFSQLYRDGEDLQMSSDFYYGKPFDNSFFNTGFYFVTANNKTIALFDEWYARRNNSKGMKDQDVLQKMKREGAFTRLGLKVRALETTYFSGFCQMSQDLRKVITVHANCCGSMKAKLIDLRSVLEAWKVNNSNGTSNATTTAWPPVKGICFHDTATKHTATKH